A stretch of the Malus domestica chromosome 08, GDT2T_hap1 genome encodes the following:
- the LOC103440512 gene encoding uncharacterized protein: MAMSVASKLQSPICEPRAVLGPGGNRVRVLEGPKRKDDGAKKPPQQTPRPKKSVPELPEPVVRSDVSVDSTCSSDTSSSGYSAKTASPGKIVRRKSLRPARVASDDAEVAKPAGPPKRCEWITPHADPIYTCFHDEEWGVPVYDDKRLFELLVLSQALAELSWPEILHKRDIFRKLFDNFDPSSIAKFEEKKLLSLKVLSEQKLRAIEENAKQMLKVQQEFGSFSNYCWSFVNHKPVRNGFRYARQVPVKSPKAEAISKDLMKRGFRCVGPTVVYSFMQVAGIVNDHLATCFRFKECNANANADSKHKIEKKTGEDGTKLTEATKIGDQK, from the exons GCTCGGTCCCGGCGGGAACAGAGTTAGGGTTTTGGAGGGCCCGAAACGCAAAGACGACGGCGCGAAGAAGCCGCCGCAGCAGACACCGAGGCCGAAAAAATCTGTACCGGAATTGCCGGAACCGGTGGTGCGGAGCGACGTGTCGGTGGACAGCACGTGCTCTTCGGACACGTCGTCGAGCGGTTACTCTGCGAAGACGGCGAGTCCTGGAAAGATTGTGAGGCGTAAGAGCTTGAGGCCGGCGAGGGTTGCTTCCGACGATGCCGAGGTGGCCAAGCCCGCCGGTCCGCCGAAACGGTGCGAGTGGATTACACCTCACGCTG ACCCGATTTATACTTGTTTCCACGACGAAGAATGGGGGGTTCCGGTGTATGACGATAAGAGGCTGTTTGAACTGCTTGTCCTTTCACAAGCTCTAGCGGAACTCAGCTGGCCGGAAATACTGCACAAGAGAGACATATTCAG GAAACTTTTCGACAATTTTGATCCGTCCTCCATTGCGAAGTTTGAAGAGAAGAAACTACTGTCTCTCAAGGTGCTGTCCGAACAAAAGCTTCGTGCAATTGAAGAGAATGCCAAACAAATGCTCAAG GTTCAGCAGGAGTTTGGTTCCTTCAGTAACTACTGCTGGAGCTTTGTGAACCACAAGCCCGTAAGAAATGGATTCCGTTATGCACGTCAAGTGCCGGTGAAGTCCCCAAAAGCTGAAGCCATAAGTAAAGATTTGATGAAGAGAGGCTTCCGCTGCGTCGGGCCTACTGTCGTTTACTCATTTATGCAAGTGGCGGGGATTGTGAACGATCATCTCGCAACATGCTTCAGGTTCAAGGAATGCAATGCAAATGCCAACGCAGACTCAAAACATAAGATTGAGAAGAAGACAGGAGAAGATGGCACTAAACTAACCGAAGCTACGAAGATCGGAGACCAGAAATGA